The genomic stretch ATTATTCAGGAAGATAAAAATCTTTTCCTTTATCTAAACAATTTGGGCGATACCCCGTTTGATCAGTTTTGGATGATAATTTCTGCAACCTGGATTTGGGTTCCGTTGTATGTAATACTTTGCTATCTTCTCTACAAAAATTTCAAATTAAAATCTCTGCTTTATATTCTCCTTTTCATTGCAATTGGAGTCACCGTTTCAGATCAGGTTTCAGGGATTTTCAAATATGGCGTTGCCAGATTAAGACCTTGTCATGATCCTTCGATTCAAAATGCGATGCGCATTGTAAAATGTGGCGGACAGTACGGTTTTTACTCTGCACATGCTTCAAATACTTTCTTTTTAGCAAGCTATTTAAGCTTTTTATTGAAAGATAAAATTAAATGGTTTCCTTATGCTA from Chryseobacterium indoltheticum encodes the following:
- a CDS encoding phosphatase PAP2 family protein, encoding MEEIIQEDKNLFLYLNNLGDTPFDQFWMIISATWIWVPLYVILCYLLYKNFKLKSLLYILLFIAIGVTVSDQVSGIFKYGVARLRPCHDPSIQNAMRIVKCGGQYGFYSAHASNTFFLASYLSFLLKDKIKWFPYAIFVWAAVVAYSRIYLGVHFPVDILVGAFVGTLLGGLFAMLAKKVINKQTIKP